A region from the Geobacillus vulcani PSS1 genome encodes:
- a CDS encoding beta-propeller fold lactonase family protein: MRTWWFAVAAAVLLAGCQAEKAWQEKPKTTRHAPAHGDNIAISSDGRYVYTANIDVDTVTVVNTKTKKKEAEIPVGREPRQLALSPDGRTLYVSCMYDDEVDVVSLAKRKVIDRWKTGIEPFGIVTSPDGTEVYVANYRSGTVSVFDAESGKRIKDIQAGDRPRALALTADGRKLYVTQYLAAKVTVIDAKKRKVIKEIALAPSPDQADRKKSQGLPNTLEQIVIAPDGKKAYVPHLLTNVDTPIQFEETVFPAISVIDVTNDVELRDERKELFAAINVTDVHNETIIVSNPYDVAFSPDGGKAYAVMSGSEDLVVFDLRRGGKATQILRRIHGNNPRGVAISPAGNVLYVHNAMSHDVAVINTGGKSPYAKAKQEDGTIRLIAKDSLSPLVREGKTIFYSANSDEFAINITGNNWMSCASCHSDGDINGLTLMTAKGPRNVPSNILATKTGLFMWDGSRDDFTDYIHTVQGEMGGMTAIDPSKPLPPKVQHMFDAMLAYLNDPRSFPVPKSPYRKADGRLTEEAQEGERLFNGKGNCLRCHGGEYFTDSVKAVGPDGKLTTANTAYLHDIGTANPKDRASQGDARARFTNPRTPKQWDTPTLRGVWATAPYLHDGSAKTIEEAIRRHRTKEVSTLTPGEIAAIAAYVRSLQ, encoded by the coding sequence ATGCGCACATGGTGGTTCGCCGTGGCGGCGGCCGTCTTATTGGCCGGCTGCCAGGCCGAGAAAGCGTGGCAAGAAAAGCCGAAAACGACAAGACACGCCCCGGCGCACGGCGACAACATCGCCATCAGCAGCGACGGACGCTATGTCTACACCGCCAACATTGACGTCGATACGGTGACGGTCGTCAACACGAAAACAAAGAAGAAGGAGGCGGAGATTCCCGTCGGCCGCGAACCGCGCCAACTCGCGCTCAGCCCGGATGGACGGACGCTGTATGTTTCCTGCATGTATGATGATGAAGTGGACGTGGTGTCGCTTGCCAAGCGGAAAGTCATTGATCGTTGGAAAACGGGCATCGAGCCGTTCGGCATCGTCACCAGCCCCGACGGGACGGAAGTCTACGTAGCCAACTACCGCTCGGGCACGGTCTCGGTGTTTGACGCCGAGAGCGGGAAGCGAATCAAAGACATCCAAGCGGGGGACCGCCCGCGGGCGCTGGCGCTGACAGCGGACGGAAGGAAGCTGTACGTGACGCAATATTTGGCCGCGAAAGTCACCGTGATTGACGCGAAAAAACGGAAGGTCATCAAGGAAATCGCCCTCGCCCCGTCGCCGGATCAAGCCGACCGGAAAAAAAGCCAAGGCCTCCCGAACACACTCGAGCAAATCGTCATCGCGCCGGACGGGAAGAAGGCGTACGTTCCGCATTTATTGACGAATGTCGACACGCCGATTCAATTTGAGGAAACGGTGTTTCCGGCCATTTCGGTCATTGATGTGACGAACGACGTTGAGTTGAGGGACGAGCGGAAAGAGCTGTTTGCTGCCATCAATGTCACCGATGTCCATAACGAGACGATCATCGTCTCCAATCCGTACGATGTGGCGTTTTCGCCGGACGGCGGCAAAGCGTACGCGGTCATGTCCGGCAGCGAGGATCTCGTCGTCTTCGACTTGCGCCGCGGCGGCAAGGCGACGCAAATTTTGCGCCGCATCCACGGCAACAATCCGCGCGGGGTGGCGATCTCGCCTGCGGGAAACGTCTTGTACGTCCACAACGCCATGAGCCATGATGTCGCGGTGATCAACACCGGCGGGAAAAGCCCGTATGCGAAAGCGAAGCAGGAAGACGGCACGATCCGCCTCATTGCCAAAGATTCGCTCTCCCCGCTCGTGCGCGAAGGGAAAACGATCTTTTACAGCGCAAACAGCGACGAATTTGCCATCAATATAACAGGTAATAACTGGATGAGCTGCGCGTCGTGCCATAGCGACGGCGACATCAACGGCTTGACGCTCATGACGGCGAAAGGGCCGCGCAACGTGCCGAGCAACATTTTGGCGACGAAAACGGGGTTGTTTATGTGGGACGGCTCGCGCGACGATTTTACCGACTATATTCATACGGTGCAAGGTGAGATGGGCGGCATGACGGCGATCGACCCGTCCAAGCCGCTGCCGCCGAAAGTCCAGCATATGTTTGACGCCATGCTCGCCTACTTGAATGACCCCCGCTCCTTCCCGGTGCCGAAAAGCCCGTACCGAAAGGCGGACGGCCGCTTGACGGAGGAAGCGCAGGAAGGGGAGCGGCTCTTTAACGGGAAAGGGAATTGCTTACGCTGCCATGGGGGCGAATATTTCACCGACAGCGTCAAAGCGGTCGGGCCGGACGGCAAATTGACGACCGCCAATACCGCTTATTTGCATGATATCGGCACGGCCAACCCGAAGGACCGCGCCTCCCAAGGCGACGCCCGCGCCCGGTTCACAAACCCGCGGACGCCGAAGCAGTGGGATACGCCAACGCTGCGCGGCGTCTGGGCGACCGCTCCGTATTTGCATGACGGCAGCGCGAAAACGATCGAGGAAGCGATCCGCCGCCATCGGACGAAAGAAGTGTCGACGTTGACCCCGGGGGAAATCGCGGCGATCGCCGCCTACGTCCGCTCGTTGCAATAA
- a CDS encoding cytochrome d ubiquinol oxidase subunit II codes for MTNELIAVSVLWGFIFIYAVMATMDFGAGFWSMIYIHRDKANATKIANRYLSPTWEVTNVFIVAIVVALFSFFPGAAFLLGTVLLVPGSIILILLAIRSAFLVFAHVAKEYEKALTYISGLTGIIIPALLISVLPITHGTFIEVDEGVPTLNLKRFFTSPHAYSFMGFAISSTLFLSSLLLADYSLEAGDREAYRLYRRDAWITGPISLLMAAGMMLTMHNEAAWLYDNMMEYWPWLAGSVAMFAAAGMALLLPSAKHPGVRGRPRLAVVAIVIQYFLASYAYGKAHLPYMVYPDVTIESAFTHPDTFRALFVSYIIGFLILFPGFVYFWRLFMHDKRYVRPK; via the coding sequence ATGACAAACGAGTTGATCGCTGTTTCGGTGCTGTGGGGATTTATTTTCATCTATGCGGTTATGGCGACGATGGATTTTGGCGCCGGGTTTTGGTCGATGATCTACATCCATCGCGACAAAGCGAACGCCACGAAGATTGCCAACCGCTATTTATCGCCCACCTGGGAGGTGACCAATGTCTTTATCGTCGCCATTGTCGTCGCCTTGTTCAGCTTTTTTCCCGGCGCCGCCTTCCTGCTCGGGACGGTGCTGCTTGTCCCCGGCAGCATCATTTTGATCTTGCTCGCCATCCGCAGCGCTTTCTTGGTCTTTGCCCACGTGGCGAAAGAATATGAAAAAGCGCTCACCTATATTTCCGGCCTCACCGGCATCATCATCCCGGCTCTGCTCATCAGCGTGCTGCCGATCACGCATGGAACGTTCATCGAGGTCGATGAGGGCGTTCCGACGCTCAATTTGAAACGCTTTTTTACCAGCCCCCACGCCTATTCCTTTATGGGCTTTGCGATTTCGAGCACGCTGTTTCTCTCCTCTCTTTTATTGGCGGACTACTCGCTCGAAGCCGGAGATCGGGAAGCCTACCGCCTGTATCGGCGCGACGCTTGGATTACCGGGCCGATTTCGCTGCTGATGGCCGCAGGCATGATGTTGACGATGCACAACGAAGCGGCATGGCTGTATGACAACATGATGGAGTATTGGCCTTGGCTCGCCGGCTCGGTAGCGATGTTCGCCGCCGCGGGCATGGCGTTGCTGCTGCCGTCGGCGAAGCATCCGGGCGTGCGGGGGCGGCCGCGGTTGGCGGTCGTTGCGATTGTCATTCAGTATTTTCTCGCCAGTTACGCCTATGGAAAAGCCCATCTGCCCTATATGGTATATCCGGATGTGACGATCGAGTCGGCCTTTACCCATCCGGACACATTCCGGGCGCTGTTTGTCTCCTACATCATCGGCTTCCTGATTTTGTTTCCGGGCTTCGTCTATTTCTGGCGGCTGTTCATGCACGACAAACGCTATGTGCGGCCAAAATAA
- a CDS encoding cytochrome ubiquinol oxidase subunit I: protein MDDLGIARSLFGTTMAFHIIFATLGVGIPLLILLAELLYQKTKDRDYAIMAKRWTKGLAVLLGVAIPSGTIAGVQLSLLWPGFMEVIGKVMSLPFQIEIYAFFIEALFMSIYVYAADRISPWMRIVSVCFVALGASASAILITNVHAFEGTPAGFRIENGEIVDVDPWAAFFNPSFFVTAGHVVLSAYMTGAFVLASIAAYQLLRARQDERVRRFHQKALKLSLTVGGVFSLLTAINGHESAQLLHEYQPEKLAAAEGLFDTQSHAPLAIGGWTDPETQSVKWAIEIPWALSFLAGNRFDTVVKGLNDFPKEWWPPLFVHTLFNAMVGIGMFLLVLSIAAWIWQKRRASLDFPRWFLYSFVAAGPLAVIGIECGWIFACTGRQPWVIYRMMKTEDAVTQTENLAVLFVLFVAIYLLLSIAVVLVLRYYFRRHPVADDLRPSPGEDTLSV, encoded by the coding sequence GTGGACGATTTGGGTATTGCCCGCAGCTTATTCGGGACGACGATGGCCTTTCATATCATTTTCGCCACACTGGGCGTCGGAATCCCGCTGCTGATTTTATTGGCGGAGCTTCTGTACCAGAAGACGAAAGACCGCGATTACGCGATCATGGCGAAACGGTGGACGAAAGGATTGGCGGTTTTGCTTGGGGTCGCCATTCCGTCCGGCACCATCGCCGGGGTGCAGCTATCGCTCTTATGGCCGGGGTTTATGGAAGTGATCGGAAAGGTGATGTCGCTTCCGTTTCAAATTGAGATTTACGCCTTTTTTATTGAAGCGCTGTTCATGTCGATTTATGTGTACGCCGCTGACCGCATCTCTCCATGGATGCGGATTGTCAGCGTGTGTTTTGTCGCCCTCGGCGCCAGCGCTTCCGCCATTTTGATTACGAATGTCCATGCGTTTGAAGGCACACCGGCGGGATTTCGGATCGAAAACGGTGAAATCGTCGATGTCGACCCGTGGGCGGCCTTTTTCAACCCAAGCTTTTTCGTCACGGCCGGACACGTCGTTTTGTCCGCTTATATGACCGGGGCGTTCGTGTTGGCTTCCATCGCCGCTTATCAGTTATTGCGCGCCCGGCAGGACGAACGAGTGCGCCGGTTTCACCAAAAGGCGCTCAAGCTCTCGTTGACGGTCGGCGGCGTCTTCTCGCTGCTGACCGCGATCAACGGCCATGAATCAGCCCAGCTTCTGCACGAGTACCAGCCGGAAAAACTGGCCGCCGCTGAAGGGCTGTTTGACACCCAATCCCATGCCCCGCTGGCCATCGGCGGATGGACCGATCCGGAAACGCAATCGGTCAAATGGGCGATCGAAATTCCATGGGCGCTCAGCTTTTTAGCTGGCAACCGTTTCGACACGGTCGTCAAAGGGCTGAACGACTTTCCAAAAGAATGGTGGCCGCCGCTGTTTGTCCACACGCTGTTCAACGCCATGGTAGGGATCGGCATGTTTCTTTTGGTTTTGTCCATCGCGGCTTGGATTTGGCAAAAGCGGCGAGCTTCTCTCGATTTTCCGCGCTGGTTTCTCTACAGCTTCGTCGCCGCCGGGCCGCTGGCAGTAATCGGCATTGAATGCGGCTGGATTTTCGCCTGCACTGGGAGACAGCCATGGGTCATTTACCGGATGATGAAAACAGAAGACGCCGTCACGCAAACGGAAAATTTAGCGGTCTTGTTTGTGTTGTTCGTGGCGATTTACCTTTTGTTGAGCATCGCTGTCGTGCTCGTGCTTCGCTACTATTTCCGCCGCCATCCGGTGGCGGATGACCTGCGACCATCGCCTGGCGAGGACACGTTGTCCGTCTAG
- a CDS encoding metal ABC transporter substrate-binding protein, producing MRTTSILLSLLLTLSALLYGCQSKPETNEAQTSKDRLTIYTTVYPLEDFAKKIGGDAVIVKSVYPPGAEAHTFEPTTKTVQQIAQADAFIYIGHGMEPFAEKLKETLQHEHVRFFVATKGIEWLEANDENEHEHDEAHKDEHSENDQADHGHEHGDQDPHVWLDPIRSIVIAENIRDLLTELKPEKKELFRKNFETVKTKLERLDAQFRSVIEKAPKKEILVSHQAYGYWEDRYGIKQLSVSGLSPSNEPSQKALAQLIETAKQHHIRYMIFEQNIHPKTAEVIQNELGAKPLRLHNLESLTNADRKAGRDYFAIMEENVRTLQTALQ from the coding sequence ATGAGAACAACGTCCATCCTTTTGTCTCTCCTTTTGACGCTGAGCGCTTTGCTGTATGGCTGTCAATCGAAGCCGGAGACAAACGAAGCCCAAACATCGAAAGACCGGTTAACGATTTACACGACAGTGTATCCGCTCGAAGACTTTGCGAAAAAGATCGGCGGCGACGCCGTAATCGTGAAAAGCGTGTATCCGCCGGGGGCGGAAGCTCATACGTTCGAACCGACGACCAAAACCGTGCAACAGATTGCCCAAGCGGATGCCTTCATTTACATCGGCCACGGAATGGAACCGTTCGCCGAAAAGCTGAAAGAAACGTTGCAACATGAACATGTCCGATTTTTCGTGGCCACCAAAGGCATTGAATGGCTTGAAGCCAACGATGAAAACGAGCATGAGCATGACGAAGCGCACAAAGACGAACACAGCGAAAACGATCAGGCAGACCATGGCCACGAACACGGAGACCAAGACCCCCATGTATGGCTTGATCCGATCCGCTCGATCGTGATCGCCGAGAACATTCGCGATCTGCTGACGGAACTGAAGCCGGAAAAAAAAGAGCTGTTTAGGAAAAACTTTGAAACCGTAAAGACAAAGCTCGAGCGTCTTGACGCCCAGTTCCGATCGGTCATCGAAAAAGCGCCGAAAAAAGAAATTCTTGTCTCCCACCAGGCGTACGGATATTGGGAAGACCGCTACGGAATCAAGCAGCTGAGCGTTTCCGGGCTGTCGCCAAGCAATGAACCGTCGCAAAAAGCGCTGGCGCAGCTGATCGAAACGGCGAAACAGCATCATATCCGCTATATGATTTTTGAACAAAACATTCATCCGAAAACAGCGGAAGTGATTCAAAACGAACTCGGCGCCAAACCGCTCCGTCTGCATAACTTGGAATCGCTGACCAATGCCGATCGAAAAGCGGGGCGCGATTATTTCGCCATCATGGAGGAAAATGTTCGTACATTGCAAACAGCGCTTCAATAA
- a CDS encoding GTP-binding protein, which yields MNKIPVTVVSGYLGAGKTTLLHHILHNREGKKIAVIVNDMSEINVDAELIRQNGFFRTEEKLVQIQNGCICCTLREDLIKAVDQLVENGEIDYIVIESSGISEPIPVAQTFTYLDEELGIDLSKKCRLDTMVTVVDANRFWADFSSGETLLDRQQAVDETDSREIADLLIEQIEFANVIIVNKIDLVSPEEAQKLQTVLHKLNPEAVILPATFGQVPLDSILNTHLFDFEKASQSAGWIKELNEEHTPETEQYGISSFVYRRRRPFHPERLMNWLENWPTEVVRAKGFLWLAPWNDVCVLLSQAGTSVSIQAAGRWIASYPEEDRQLFLQEEETWREKWDETYGDRMTELVLIGIHMNADDIARSLDQCLLTDEEMKEDWALFPNPFPSLIPSDDFVPPAAGDIS from the coding sequence ATGAACAAAATTCCTGTCACGGTAGTAAGCGGTTATTTAGGGGCTGGAAAAACAACCTTGCTTCATCATATCTTGCACAATCGCGAAGGGAAAAAAATCGCCGTCATTGTCAACGATATGAGCGAAATCAATGTGGATGCCGAGCTGATTCGGCAAAACGGCTTTTTCCGCACGGAGGAAAAGCTGGTGCAAATCCAAAACGGCTGCATTTGCTGCACCTTGAGGGAGGATTTAATCAAAGCGGTTGACCAGCTCGTTGAAAACGGGGAGATCGACTATATTGTCATTGAATCTTCCGGAATTAGCGAGCCGATTCCCGTCGCTCAAACCTTTACTTATTTAGACGAAGAACTGGGAATCGACTTGTCGAAAAAATGCCGTTTAGACACGATGGTGACGGTGGTCGACGCCAATCGTTTTTGGGCGGACTTTTCCTCGGGCGAAACCTTGCTTGACCGCCAACAGGCCGTCGATGAAACGGACAGCCGAGAAATCGCGGATTTGCTCATTGAACAAATCGAATTCGCCAATGTCATTATCGTCAATAAAATCGATCTTGTCTCGCCGGAGGAAGCGCAAAAATTGCAAACCGTGCTTCACAAGCTCAATCCGGAAGCTGTCATCCTCCCGGCAACCTTCGGCCAAGTGCCGCTTGATTCCATTTTAAACACTCACTTATTTGATTTTGAAAAAGCGAGCCAATCAGCGGGTTGGATCAAAGAGCTGAATGAAGAGCACACACCCGAGACCGAGCAATACGGCATCTCTTCCTTTGTGTATCGAAGAAGGCGGCCGTTTCATCCGGAACGGTTGATGAATTGGCTTGAAAACTGGCCAACAGAGGTGGTTCGCGCGAAAGGCTTTCTTTGGCTTGCGCCTTGGAATGACGTATGCGTTCTCCTATCCCAAGCGGGAACATCCGTCTCCATCCAAGCAGCAGGACGATGGATCGCTTCCTATCCAGAGGAAGATAGACAACTGTTCTTGCAAGAAGAGGAGACATGGCGGGAAAAATGGGATGAGACCTACGGCGATCGCATGACCGAACTCGTGTTAATCGGTATTCACATGAATGCGGATGACATCGCACGCTCGTTGGATCAATGTTTGCTGACCGACGAGGAGATGAAGGAAGATTGGGCTTTGTTTCCGAATCCGTTCCCTTCATTGATTCCTTCAGATGACTTCGTGCCGCCTGCTGCTGGAGATATTTCGTAA
- the yidD gene encoding membrane protein insertion efficiency factor YidD: MIALIRFYQRFLSPLKPPTCRFYPTCSNYGIEAIRRFGALKGGWLTTKRILKCHPFHPGGFDPVPEPSQRLKETK, encoded by the coding sequence ATGATCGCGCTCATCCGCTTTTACCAGCGGTTTCTCTCACCGCTCAAACCGCCGACATGCCGCTTTTACCCGACCTGCTCGAACTACGGGATTGAAGCGATCCGCCGCTTCGGCGCGCTCAAAGGAGGATGGCTGACGACAAAGCGCATTTTGAAGTGCCATCCGTTCCATCCAGGCGGTTTTGACCCCGTTCCTGAACCATCTCAGCGTCTGAAAGAAACAAAATAG
- a CDS encoding S-ribosylhomocysteine lyase, producing the protein MPSPVESFELDHCAVKAPYVRHCGVHKVGSDGVVNKFDIRFCQPNKEAMDPAAIHTLEHLLAYTLRKHAAKYDHFDIIDISPMGCQTGFYLVVSGSPTVDEVIDLLEEAMKDALDAAEVPAATERQCGQAKLHDLEAAKQLMRVWLSQEKEELKKVFG; encoded by the coding sequence ATGCCTTCACCAGTGGAAAGCTTTGAGCTGGATCATTGCGCGGTCAAAGCGCCGTACGTGCGGCACTGCGGCGTTCACAAAGTCGGCAGCGACGGCGTCGTGAATAAGTTTGACATTCGTTTTTGCCAGCCAAACAAAGAGGCGATGGATCCGGCGGCGATTCATACGCTCGAACATTTATTGGCGTATACGCTGCGCAAACATGCGGCGAAATACGATCATTTCGATATCATCGACATCTCGCCGATGGGCTGCCAGACCGGATTTTACCTTGTCGTAAGCGGATCGCCGACCGTGGACGAAGTCATCGATTTGCTGGAAGAAGCTATGAAGGACGCGCTCGACGCGGCGGAAGTGCCGGCGGCAACTGAGCGGCAATGCGGCCAGGCGAAGCTGCATGACCTCGAGGCGGCCAAACAGTTGATGCGCGTTTGGCTGTCGCAGGAGAAAGAAGAGCTAAAAAAGGTGTTTGGCTGA
- the ytzI gene encoding YtzI protein: protein MYWTLAICLIIAAVVLALAVITTSKAYAYKHTIDPLPNERGSEQQAGPKQPQ from the coding sequence ATGTACTGGACATTAGCCATTTGCCTCATCATCGCCGCTGTTGTCCTCGCTTTAGCGGTCATCACGACTTCCAAAGCGTATGCGTACAAGCATACGATCGATCCGCTTCCAAACGAGCGCGGCAGCGAACAACAAGCCGGCCCGAAGCAGCCGCAGTAG
- a CDS encoding Dps family protein → MANQLIDLVNKQIANWTVLYVKLHNYHWYVTGPQFFTLHEKFEQLYNEAATHIDALAERLLALGGKPVGTMKDCLEQASVNEATGAETAEQMVAAIVGDFETMIGELKEGMQLAEEVNDETTGDMLLGIHRNLEKHVWMLKSFLGR, encoded by the coding sequence ATGGCCAACCAGCTGATCGATCTTGTCAACAAGCAAATCGCCAACTGGACCGTTTTGTATGTAAAGCTGCACAACTACCATTGGTATGTCACCGGTCCACAGTTTTTTACGCTGCATGAGAAATTTGAGCAGCTTTACAATGAGGCGGCCACCCACATTGACGCCCTCGCTGAACGGCTGTTGGCGCTCGGCGGCAAGCCGGTGGGGACGATGAAAGACTGCCTCGAGCAGGCGTCCGTCAACGAAGCAACGGGAGCCGAAACGGCGGAGCAAATGGTGGCTGCGATTGTCGGCGACTTTGAAACGATGATTGGTGAATTGAAAGAAGGCATGCAGCTCGCGGAGGAAGTGAACGACGAAACGACGGGCGACATGCTGCTTGGCATTCACCGAAACTTGGAAAAACACGTTTGGATGCTGAAATCGTTCCTCGGACGTTGA
- a CDS encoding phage holin family protein, producing the protein MNKPIPMVAVSLFGSFLSLFVGSVDSFVVILLALVVVDYLTGIAASAVEGKLSSQVGFRGIVRKLLIFVLVAASHLVDLAIGWNMHVIRDAIVFFYIANEFISIIENAGRAGVPIPSVLRKAIELLKDEMK; encoded by the coding sequence ATGAATAAGCCGATTCCGATGGTTGCCGTGTCGCTGTTCGGTTCGTTTCTGTCACTGTTTGTCGGCAGCGTGGACTCATTTGTCGTGATTTTGCTCGCGTTGGTCGTTGTCGACTACCTCACCGGCATCGCCGCCAGCGCTGTCGAAGGCAAGCTATCGAGCCAAGTCGGATTTCGCGGCATCGTTCGCAAACTGCTCATTTTCGTTCTGGTGGCGGCGTCGCATCTCGTCGATTTGGCCATTGGATGGAACATGCATGTAATCCGCGATGCGATCGTGTTTTTCTATATCGCCAATGAGTTTATCTCCATCATCGAAAACGCCGGCCGGGCGGGCGTCCCGATCCCGTCCGTGCTCCGCAAGGCGATCGAGCTGTTGAAAGATGAAATGAAATAA
- the ytkD gene encoding RNA deprotection pyrophosphohydrolase: MHEFRDCYGHRVRLAFRVHPFSSSPGHVWVICRYGGRWLLTNHPRRGLEFPGGKVEKGETAAEAAVREVMEETGGIIRQLEYIGQYEVEPDIVKDIYFADIAALIERESYAETNGPVLLEALPDDIRGDDRFSYIMKDDVLSLSLAELKQRGWID, from the coding sequence ATGCACGAATTCCGGGATTGCTACGGACATCGCGTTCGACTGGCCTTTCGCGTTCATCCGTTTTCCTCTTCTCCGGGGCATGTGTGGGTCATTTGCCGCTATGGCGGACGATGGCTGCTGACCAATCATCCGCGCCGCGGCCTCGAGTTTCCCGGCGGCAAGGTGGAAAAGGGGGAAACGGCGGCGGAAGCCGCGGTCCGCGAAGTGATGGAAGAAACAGGCGGCATCATCCGCCAGCTCGAATACATCGGCCAATATGAAGTGGAGCCGGATATTGTGAAAGACATTTATTTTGCCGACATCGCGGCGCTCATCGAGCGGGAGTCGTATGCGGAGACGAACGGCCCGGTGCTGCTTGAGGCGCTGCCGGATGACATCCGCGGCGATGATCGGTTCAGCTACATCATGAAAGACGATGTCCTTTCGCTTTCGCTTGCCGAGTTGAAGCAGCGTGGGTGGATCGATTGA
- a CDS encoding ABC transporter permease: MNPPNKQIETKHAQYLAALRKEQRAIRLFQAVLLVAFFAVWEAASHFQWVDPLLFSSPSAIVKLFAEKMSDHSLFVHTWATLLETLLGFFIGTAGGALIGALLWWFPRLAKTLDPYLVVFNAMPKVALGPIFIVALGPGLTSIIAMGVVISIIITTIVVYSAFQEVDPNYLKVLQTFGATRYQCFKEAVLPASFPAIISTLKVNVGLAWVGVITGEFLVSKQGLGYLIIYGFQVFNFTLVLMSLLIVALLSTVMYQLVALIEKKWGSRR; this comes from the coding sequence TTGAATCCGCCCAATAAACAAATTGAAACGAAGCACGCCCAATACCTTGCCGCCTTGCGCAAAGAACAGCGGGCCATCCGCCTCTTTCAGGCCGTCTTGCTTGTCGCCTTTTTCGCTGTCTGGGAAGCGGCGAGCCACTTCCAATGGGTCGACCCGCTTTTGTTCAGCTCTCCGTCGGCCATCGTCAAGCTGTTTGCCGAAAAAATGAGTGATCATTCTCTGTTCGTCCATACATGGGCGACGCTGCTCGAAACATTGCTCGGCTTTTTCATCGGCACGGCCGGCGGGGCGCTGATCGGCGCGTTGCTTTGGTGGTTTCCGCGCCTGGCGAAGACGCTAGATCCGTATTTGGTCGTGTTCAACGCCATGCCGAAAGTGGCGCTCGGACCGATTTTCATCGTCGCGCTCGGGCCGGGCTTGACGTCGATTATCGCCATGGGCGTCGTCATTTCGATCATCATCACGACGATCGTCGTCTATTCGGCGTTCCAAGAGGTCGATCCCAACTATTTGAAAGTATTGCAGACGTTCGGCGCCACCCGCTACCAATGTTTCAAAGAAGCGGTGCTGCCGGCGTCGTTTCCGGCCATCATTTCCACGCTGAAAGTGAACGTCGGCCTCGCTTGGGTCGGCGTCATCACCGGCGAATTTCTCGTCTCGAAACAAGGGCTCGGGTATTTGATCATTTATGGCTTCCAAGTGTTCAACTTCACCCTTGTGTTGATGAGCCTGCTCATTGTCGCCTTGCTGTCGACCGTGATGTATCAGCTTGTCGCCTTGATCGAGAAAAAATGGGGAAGCCGCCGCTAG
- a CDS encoding ABC transporter ATP-binding protein translates to MFLAIDRLSHTYLTKTTAVTALDQVSLSVEKGEFVSFLGPSGCGKTTLLSIIAGLIEPTEGSVRIDGELLWPRETNAAMARRAAGSNSSIRRAVGYVLQQDYLFPWKTIEENILLGLKITNTLNADTKERALALLSEIGLAGVESYYPSQLSGGMRQRAALVRTLATDPKLLLLDEPFSALDQQTKLRLEELVWNTLRQYEKTAVLVTHDIEEAIAMSDRIFLLSPRPGRLAKTFVVPDDLRGRPPLAARQHPSFPALFQSIWKEMEALESAQ, encoded by the coding sequence ATGTTTCTTGCCATCGACCGCCTCTCGCACACGTATTTGACGAAAACGACCGCCGTCACCGCGCTCGATCAGGTGTCGCTGTCCGTCGAGAAAGGAGAATTCGTCTCCTTTCTCGGCCCAAGCGGCTGCGGCAAAACGACGTTGCTGTCGATCATCGCCGGGCTCATTGAACCGACGGAAGGATCGGTCCGCATCGACGGCGAACTGCTTTGGCCGCGGGAAACGAACGCCGCTATGGCGCGCCGGGCGGCCGGATCGAATTCATCCATCCGCCGCGCGGTCGGCTACGTGCTTCAGCAAGACTACTTGTTTCCGTGGAAAACGATCGAAGAAAACATCCTTCTCGGGTTGAAAATCACCAACACGCTGAACGCTGACACCAAAGAGCGAGCGCTCGCTCTTCTGTCGGAAATCGGTTTGGCCGGCGTGGAATCGTATTACCCGAGTCAGCTGTCGGGCGGCATGCGCCAGCGTGCGGCGCTTGTGCGCACCTTAGCGACCGATCCGAAACTCTTGTTGCTCGATGAACCGTTTTCCGCCCTCGACCAGCAGACGAAGCTGAGACTCGAAGAGCTCGTTTGGAACACATTGCGGCAATACGAAAAAACAGCGGTTCTTGTCACCCATGACATTGAAGAGGCCATCGCCATGAGCGACCGCATTTTCTTGCTTTCTCCGCGCCCAGGCCGCCTGGCGAAGACGTTCGTCGTCCCGGACGATCTGCGAGGGCGCCCGCCGCTTGCCGCCCGCCAGCATCCATCGTTTCCGGCGCTCTTTCAATCCATTTGGAAGGAGATGGAGGCCCTTGAATCCGCCCAATAA